A region from the Mucilaginibacter sp. CSA2-8R genome encodes:
- a CDS encoding cold shock domain-containing protein — protein sequence MGRSTETFSKKEREKKKAKKQLDKKEKAEDRKSNTAKGKGLDDMMAYVDEDGNITSTPPDPSKKRKISVDDIQIGVPKQEDIVEEIERNGSVSFFNDSKGYGFIRDLQSQESVFVHINALSEPIKEGDKVTFEIERGPKGLTAVKVKKKAK from the coding sequence ATGGGTAGATCCACAGAGACATTTAGCAAAAAAGAGCGGGAAAAGAAAAAGGCCAAAAAACAATTAGACAAAAAAGAAAAGGCCGAAGACCGTAAGAGCAACACAGCTAAGGGTAAAGGCCTGGACGATATGATGGCTTATGTTGACGAAGATGGTAACATCACGTCTACACCACCAGATCCATCAAAAAAACGTAAGATATCTGTCGATGATATCCAGATAGGCGTACCTAAGCAAGAAGACATTGTAGAAGAAATTGAGAGAAACGGTTCAGTTTCGTTTTTCAACGACTCAAAAGGCTACGGTTTTATCCGCGATTTGCAATCACAGGAAAGCGTTTTTGTGCACATCAATGCACTAAGCGAACCAATTAAAGAAGGTGATAAAGTTACTTTCGAAATTGAACGCGGACCTAAAGGTTTAACCGCTGTTAAAGTGAAAAAGAAAGCTAAATAG
- a CDS encoding SPFH domain-containing protein, whose translation METEKTTNPPSGYGAFILFLALLALAIYLGVAQQFAICAILCFVNFFLVLPGLIIVNPNESKVLTLFGKYVGTVKKDGFFWVNPFTIKKKLSLKAFNLNGQQLKVNDKMGSPIEIAAVIVWQVKDTAKAVFAVEDYIQYVNIQSEAAVRHLANTFAYDHLEDETAQVTLRDGAEQVSLMLEQELNARLDRAGIEVVEARISHLAYAPEIANAMLQRQQASAIIAARKQIVEGAVGMVEMALSRLSEKNIVELDEERKAAMVSNLLVVLCGEKAVSPVVNTGTLYH comes from the coding sequence ATGGAAACTGAAAAAACTACCAATCCGCCATCTGGTTACGGCGCATTCATTTTGTTTTTGGCACTGCTTGCCTTAGCCATTTATTTAGGTGTTGCGCAGCAATTTGCCATTTGTGCCATACTTTGCTTTGTTAATTTTTTTCTGGTGCTGCCAGGTCTTATCATCGTAAATCCTAACGAGTCGAAGGTGCTTACACTGTTTGGCAAATATGTAGGCACAGTAAAGAAGGATGGCTTTTTTTGGGTGAATCCTTTTACTATTAAGAAGAAGCTATCACTTAAAGCTTTTAATTTAAACGGGCAGCAACTGAAAGTGAACGATAAAATGGGTAGCCCCATAGAAATTGCGGCTGTGATTGTGTGGCAAGTAAAAGATACGGCTAAAGCAGTATTTGCTGTAGAGGATTACATTCAATATGTAAACATACAAAGTGAAGCGGCTGTACGCCACTTGGCCAATACGTTTGCATATGACCATTTGGAGGACGAAACGGCTCAGGTTACTTTACGTGACGGTGCCGAGCAAGTAAGTCTGATGCTAGAGCAGGAATTAAATGCCCGGCTTGACCGCGCCGGAATCGAAGTAGTCGAAGCCCGGATATCGCATTTGGCTTATGCGCCCGAAATTGCCAACGCTATGCTGCAAAGACAACAAGCCTCTGCTATTATTGCAGCGCGTAAGCAAATTGTAGAAGGTGCTGTGGGCATGGTTGAAATGGCTTTATCGCGCCTATCTGAAAAAAATATTGTGGAGCTGGATGAAGAACGCAAGGCGGCCATGGTAAGTAATTTGCTTGTGGTGTTGTGCGGCGAAAAGGCGGTGTCGCCGGTAGTCAATACAGGTACTTTATATCATTAA
- a CDS encoding Arc family DNA-binding protein has product MADKKPFALRVSAEMLKEIEEWANDEFRSINGQIEYILNQALKDRKKAQNKKKADK; this is encoded by the coding sequence ATGGCCGATAAGAAACCATTTGCACTCAGAGTGAGTGCCGAGATGTTGAAAGAAATAGAGGAGTGGGCCAACGATGAGTTTAGGAGCATCAATGGCCAGATTGAGTATATCCTCAACCAGGCGCTCAAAGACCGGAAAAAAGCTCAGAATAAAAAGAAGGCGGATAAGTGA
- a CDS encoding M1 family metallopeptidase, whose amino-acid sequence MLPYSASGSSDFEHHFVALADTNFAVFGWDVQHYKVSVTPNYLSKCIKGTNGISFKAVTAGSVMKLELQQPMLISKVVFQRRELKFKRISDDGYSITFPATLTKGKLHLVEVSFEGKPKEALNPPVDNGWIWTKDTQGRPWVSVACEGSGASIWLPCKDELRDKPDQGATISITVPDTLMAVSNGRLLKKVSNNGLTTFTWNVTNPINSYNIIPYIGKYVTWRKTFYGEGGLLHRDYWVLDYNLKKGKVHFMQTDTMFRAFENWLGKYPFYADSYKLVEAPLPGMEHQSAVAYGNGFQNGYQGKDFISRSGWGLKWDFMMVHESGHEWFGNSVTAASYGETWIHEGFTKYLETLYTDYAFGSQAGNEYAIGTWRRIKNDEPILGTNTSDKYYKGSAMLHMVRQIIGDDVFKGWLRALNQQYIHKVVNTSQVLSHLNKYTHRDFARLFKQYLQTTKIPVLQYRYTKDVLEFRWSNCVDGFNMPLKTHIGKNKSLWLYPSTQWQSIKSSSGSLTPSVNFLIGVEALK is encoded by the coding sequence ATGTTGCCATATTCGGCGAGTGGAAGTTCAGATTTTGAGCATCATTTTGTTGCTTTGGCAGATACAAACTTTGCAGTTTTTGGTTGGGACGTACAGCATTATAAAGTATCAGTAACTCCAAACTACTTATCAAAATGCATTAAAGGAACTAACGGTATAAGTTTTAAAGCCGTTACGGCTGGCAGCGTTATGAAGCTTGAATTGCAGCAGCCAATGTTGATTTCTAAAGTTGTCTTTCAAAGACGCGAGCTTAAATTCAAGCGGATTAGCGACGACGGTTACTCAATTACGTTTCCTGCAACGTTAACCAAAGGCAAACTGCACCTTGTTGAAGTATCTTTTGAAGGAAAACCTAAAGAGGCTTTAAATCCTCCGGTTGATAATGGTTGGATTTGGACAAAAGACACACAGGGAAGACCTTGGGTAAGCGTGGCTTGTGAAGGTTCGGGAGCCAGTATTTGGCTGCCTTGCAAGGACGAGTTAAGAGATAAGCCCGACCAGGGAGCGACTATTTCTATTACCGTACCTGATACTTTAATGGCTGTTTCTAACGGGCGATTACTCAAAAAAGTTAGCAACAATGGTTTAACAACGTTTACCTGGAACGTAACCAACCCAATTAATAGCTATAATATCATACCGTACATTGGTAAATATGTAACCTGGCGAAAAACCTTTTATGGGGAAGGAGGCCTGCTTCACAGAGATTATTGGGTACTTGATTATAACCTAAAAAAAGGCAAGGTGCACTTTATGCAAACCGATACTATGTTCAGGGCATTTGAGAATTGGCTTGGTAAATACCCATTTTACGCTGACAGTTACAAGCTGGTAGAAGCTCCGTTGCCGGGCATGGAGCATCAAAGTGCTGTAGCCTATGGTAATGGCTTTCAAAATGGTTATCAAGGCAAAGACTTTATTTCGCGGTCTGGTTGGGGACTTAAATGGGATTTTATGATGGTACACGAAAGCGGGCATGAATGGTTCGGCAATAGTGTTACCGCGGCGTCCTACGGTGAAACCTGGATACACGAGGGATTTACCAAGTACCTTGAAACCTTGTATACAGATTATGCTTTTGGTAGCCAGGCAGGAAATGAATATGCAATAGGTACATGGAGGCGAATAAAAAATGATGAGCCAATTTTAGGTACTAATACCTCCGACAAATACTATAAAGGAAGCGCTATGCTGCACATGGTGAGGCAAATAATAGGTGATGACGTTTTTAAAGGTTGGTTACGAGCGCTTAACCAGCAGTATATTCACAAAGTTGTCAACACGTCGCAGGTTTTGAGCCACTTGAACAAATATACGCACAGAGATTTCGCCAGGCTGTTTAAGCAATACTTACAAACAACAAAAATTCCTGTACTGCAGTATCGATACACAAAAGATGTATTAGAGTTTCGATGGTCGAACTGTGTTGATGGTTTTAACATGCCGCTTAAAACGCATATTGGCAAAAACAAATCATTATGGCTATACCCATCTACCCAATGGCAATCAATTAAGTCAAGTTCCGGAAGCTTAACACCCAGCGTTAATTTTTTAATTGGTGTTGAAGCTCTAAAGTAA
- a CDS encoding response regulator transcription factor, protein MILKSHILLVEDEPHLARVIKDSLEQQGYTITHIADGRKAFTAFQNTAFDLCIVDVMLPGTDGFTLVKQIRMQHQQVPVLFLTARSSTTDVMEGYASGGNDYLNKPFSLEELFLRVKELMRRHSNTTTLNQSLQVGRYLFTPHKQLLQLPGYTDIKLSHRETQLLQLLLQHQNQLLDRKLALNTLWGDDSFFNTRTMDVFITKLRKHLSHDPEVEILNLQGLGYKLIC, encoded by the coding sequence ATGATTTTAAAGTCCCACATTTTGCTGGTTGAAGATGAGCCACATTTAGCCCGTGTAATTAAAGACAGCCTGGAGCAACAAGGTTATACCATTACCCACATAGCTGATGGTCGAAAGGCTTTTACAGCATTCCAAAATACGGCTTTTGACTTATGTATAGTAGATGTGATGTTGCCAGGCACTGATGGCTTTACATTAGTAAAACAAATCAGGATGCAGCATCAACAAGTACCTGTATTGTTTTTAACAGCACGCAGCAGTACCACTGATGTGATGGAGGGCTATGCCAGCGGCGGAAACGATTACTTAAATAAGCCTTTTAGCCTGGAAGAGTTGTTTCTGCGTGTAAAGGAGCTAATGCGCAGGCATAGTAACACAACAACGCTTAACCAGTCGCTGCAAGTTGGCCGCTATCTGTTTACACCACACAAGCAATTGCTGCAACTGCCTGGTTACACTGACATTAAACTATCGCACCGGGAAACGCAACTACTGCAATTGCTGCTTCAGCACCAAAACCAACTGCTCGACCGTAAACTGGCACTCAATACGCTTTGGGGGGATGACAGCTTTTTTAATACACGTACAATGGACGTTTTTATAACCAAACTGCGCAAGCACTTGAGCCATGACCCTGAAGTGGAAATTTTAAACCTCCAGGGTTTGGGATACAAACTGATTTGCTGA
- a CDS encoding HAMP domain-containing sensor histidine kinase, producing the protein MKKRITLVIGLMAVCVTSVIGLQLFWNYQNYRNTIKNFDHDINEALRTAVDREMDQRQKTIVKRATQWMNDTSFITITCKIQEPTHQTVFTMRDVHPFDAKEKGIRLSIKAFKPRLKSITPEAKLYFIQHVANNIILSDLKKGFVYYYTQRLGDSLEHAFLMSKVNLPMLKKGYDQELKQFGINSAFELYTSATDKQPYLTQPVNASLRRPYEKEWVKAGFDSPSLYFVRQMKWIVLATLFLIVVIIACFAYTVSTLLSQHKLAELKNNFINNMTHELNTPLASIKITVEALNTFSHTPAQLNDYLGIISYQTEKLTTLTHQILNINKLIRATNTFYLAISLNALVKESLIMMAPHINAGNANVTFDNKMDIAIDADSDSLLNVCCNLIDNALKYNTTSRPDLSITLTRQNTYAVVQFADNGPGIPSEYRNQIFEQFFRIPQGNQHDVKGFGLGLSYVKQVMEAHRGHIKVNDNRPCGSVFTLLFPAV; encoded by the coding sequence ATGAAAAAGCGCATTACCCTGGTTATCGGCCTAATGGCCGTATGCGTGACTAGCGTAATTGGATTACAGCTGTTTTGGAATTATCAGAATTACCGCAACACTATAAAAAACTTTGACCATGACATTAACGAGGCGTTACGCACGGCGGTAGACCGCGAAATGGACCAAAGGCAAAAAACAATTGTAAAACGGGCTACCCAATGGATGAATGATACCTCCTTCATCACCATTACTTGCAAAATTCAAGAACCAACGCACCAAACCGTCTTTACCATGCGCGATGTGCATCCGTTTGATGCAAAAGAAAAGGGTATCAGATTGTCTATCAAAGCCTTCAAGCCCCGTTTAAAATCTATCACGCCGGAAGCCAAGCTGTACTTTATCCAACACGTTGCTAATAATATCATTCTGAGCGACCTGAAAAAAGGGTTTGTTTATTACTATACGCAGCGACTGGGCGACAGCTTGGAGCATGCATTTCTTATGAGTAAAGTGAATTTACCCATGCTCAAAAAAGGATACGACCAAGAGTTAAAACAATTCGGCATTAATTCGGCGTTTGAACTCTATACCAGCGCAACCGATAAGCAACCGTACCTTACGCAACCGGTAAACGCGTCGCTGCGCCGTCCGTACGAAAAAGAATGGGTAAAGGCCGGTTTTGACAGTCCGAGCCTATACTTTGTTAGGCAGATGAAATGGATTGTATTGGCCACGTTGTTTCTAATTGTTGTGATTATCGCTTGCTTTGCTTACACCGTCAGTACATTGCTCTCTCAACATAAACTGGCCGAACTTAAAAATAACTTTATCAACAACATGACGCATGAGTTAAATACACCGCTGGCCTCTATCAAAATTACAGTTGAAGCTTTGAACACGTTTAGTCATACCCCCGCGCAGCTTAACGATTATTTAGGCATCATCAGTTATCAAACCGAGAAGCTTACAACGCTTACCCATCAAATACTCAATATAAATAAACTAATACGGGCAACAAATACATTCTATTTAGCAATAAGCCTGAATGCGTTAGTAAAAGAATCACTTATCATGATGGCGCCTCATATTAATGCCGGTAACGCAAATGTCACCTTTGATAATAAGATGGATATAGCTATTGATGCCGACAGTGATAGCCTGCTTAATGTTTGTTGTAATTTAATTGATAATGCCTTAAAATACAACACGACATCTCGTCCTGACCTAAGTATAACATTAACCCGGCAAAACACTTACGCTGTGGTGCAGTTTGCAGACAATGGTCCCGGGATACCGAGTGAATATCGTAATCAAATATTTGAACAGTTTTTCAGGATACCGCAAGGTAATCAGCATGATGTAAAAGGGTTTGGCTTAGGATTAAGTTATGTAAAACAAGTAATGGAGGCACATCGGGGCCATATTAAGGTAAACGATAATCGCCCTTGCGGGAGTGTATTTACCCTTTTATTTCCTGCAGTATGA